One stretch of Streptomyces agglomeratus DNA includes these proteins:
- a CDS encoding type I polyketide synthase produces MEETTAPDGNRQTPLTRALATIRTLRQRIDEQEGNQPVAVVGVGLRLPGGIDDLDGYWDMLAAGRDLVRPLPRERKGPFAAEWEELPQRGGFLDEVLDFDAAFFGISPREARHLDPQHRLLLEVTWEAMENAGLPAERISGSQTGLYLGIMWQDYREWLAGEPDAYWTTGNGHNFAAGRIAHALGLNGPAMAVDTACSSSLVAVHLAAQALRRGDCEVAFAAGANLIMSPRSMRLVQETRSLAPDGLCKAFDARANGFVRGEGCGAVVLKRLDHALRDGDRVHAVIHGTAVNQDGRSGGFTAPNVLSQVSLVEKALAESGLEPSDIGYIETHGTGTALGDPIEMEALATALGRRNGGAPLAVGAVKTNFGHLESAAGIAGLAKAMLCLRHRKAPPLVHFRTLNPRIDLSGTAMTVPGTLTDWAPGSGRYAGVSSFGMSGTNAHVIIGAAPEDTGRDASGDEPRARAEGFEISAKTPEALRALAARFAERAAALDPADYPAFAYSAGAGRTRHEFRARIGCADPQSAARALRALAAGTPGAEVTLADTARTDAGPDGSLPRRVIDLPAYPWQRSRHVPERLPGEAAVSPSATAAASASPAPTPSTGTDTGAPGTADGSRPIAHRTVWRALAPSAPVPAPALILAGDDEELLETLVREAASRGLRGTVLSPVAPPSAAGWESAGLPAGPAHWRTFWAGHEAAGPVALLLAMRAEPVPGGRPEAAGAGGEGRDAAGDPVDPVTHGAALCAAVTTAVAAAAEHGGANRRAFVVTRAAVRTSDGDHTVATGHGLLHGLAPVLGLELGTVWGGVVDLPLAPAGDDFGALLGFVGGQCDPAAPGIEDLAAIRDGRVMAARLTGTSGYTAELTVREDATYVVTGGLGAVGRELVTELVRRGARNLLLIGRRPHRELGPEAVALLEKLSGLTRRTVYRDGGCDTPGALEEACAALADMPPVRGVLHAAGTLRRTPAARTGAEEFAAALSGKAAGAWWLHLASRAWPLDFFVLVSSVSALWGTEGCAAYSAANGALDTLAAHRRSLGLPAVSIAYGPWALGDEGMADTGLRERSARLGVGSLTADEGRAALTGLAPGDDGRLVACPLDLPRLRQVMSGLRPRGLFGDQPETAPSAGTARSVIDGLPARARPAAARAEVTRLLAAQLGHADSAAVREDVGFFDLGLDSIMAVDLTVRLAESFGTTVQVADVFDHPTVTQLAAFLLSVPATTGTSPSEGAAPPRPAGAPAAPVLPPPADGVAGQNTTAGAAAGAAAAEAVPEPIAIVGMAGRFPGADSAEELWELLRDGRDGVTSVPRDRWDTSVIGPQTVTTDQGGFLRDIDRFDAGFFSVPAREAENLDPQQRLLLESAWHALEDGGIDPRSLRNSRTGVFVGISYGDYARLLAQGGLEQVDAYYSTGTALNAAAGRIAYTLGLNGPAVAVDTACSSSLVALHLAVGSLRSGESDAVLAGGVNVMLDPASWAAVSQAHMLSPDGRCRTFSADANGFVRSEGCGVLVLKRLSDARRDGDRVLAVVRGSAVNQDGASSGLTAPSGRAQESMLEAALAQAGTAGSEVSFLEAHGTGTALGDPVELGAAWRVLGPGRKPGEPLYVGSVKSNIGHCESAAGMAAVIKTVLALQHDVIPANLHFREPNPHVDWPEMNVRVVDTATAWRRGDRPRVAGVSGFGFTGTNAHLVLSDPPSTPATGPTTGPTTGLTTAPATAGAARPQPVTRLLPLSAPDPEGLERLTAAWSRRLEGATGEELDALAATAGPGRAHFPYRRALLGATPEQLSAQLSAPTGAATRAPRIAFLFSGQGSQYFGMGRELYESEPVFREMFDRCDRILAPSLGASLTELMYYGDDRTAINETRVTQPALVTLETALAALWESWGVRPAVVMGHSVGETAAAMHAGVMDLPTGLGLIAHRARLMQDTERGAMLAVVATEEDVTGWAEEAGLDVAAVNGPMSSVVSGAPDAIDALAARLKDKGVRARRLSVSHAFHSRLLDPALAEFDTVLAPMDFQEPSLPVVSNVTGRLAEPGEYDAGYWRRHARRPVRFLDGARQLGSLDIDICLEIGPDRTLVNLVKGAELDRTPGLASSLRRGTGDRAALLGAVQTLYLAGQDINWNRVTPRHTGPRGDAPRYPFARTRHWTTARRGAGAGAPVPAAQGPAWGTELRSPALSGRVWATERSTDYPAHLTDHRLYGTVSVPGASQTATVLSALGTGGTPVTLEDLHFPRALVLREGERYALQIVEEAREERARTVSVQSLLDEERGRWQEHLAARIVDAGPREDTGRGALLPPDPAAFAASADRHLSGADFYTHLRSLGYHLGPSFRWIRDAYIRGDEALIRFTEPEEMSESPDGYEIHPGLLDSCLQSAVAFAVSGDPVTEEEGLAIPFAIARLSFPRRPVPGQELWGHVRAVRHDRQDDGLLQVESADLHMFDGGGTVLAVDDFRFRRAPRSLLERSLREGSQHTYDLTWTAPKPPEPTGNDGVTRRRIALLGAGTATGDAVRAACEALGHEVESVREDAAGAPHADLVVDARFVQVPAGTEGPSGALASAVALTAGLRAADRRVPYAVLGAMGDGTATPGDTCGVREALWGLLTSLEAEQDDRRLLRVGLATGWDPSVLAAALTRAVDEGVPETRLAVGADGVRVARLVPYDTEAPAADGGADADGAGGRAAGTGGAALITGGLGALGLSAAAFLARRGVTAITLVARSAPDAAARAVIGELTDRGVRVSTVRGDVTDPEACREAVERAGLDAPLRTVLHLAGATDDQAFDHLGADSFDTVFAAKAGGAANLARALEGHDLDAFVFFSSASVVLGSAGQANYAAANGYLDGLAMSLRARGVPATSVNWGPWVPGGKGGMAASAAAGRAMERQGLRPLTDEEAEEALRAVLSGAAGPRLVAVAMDREQYAARLEGHPRAALLQALAPRSPRAAGSAPARGWLARQLTGLSHEDLTDRLREAVRTMAGDVMGDHSAVVDDLGFTETGLDSIMVIDLRTRLSHALDADLPATVALDHPTVVQLVAHVAGLLFPAAESAESAEPTVFGRPAEPPTAPRPAETTEPAEPAQLAGARPTAAATDLGELSFEELVQAVQADVVTEK; encoded by the coding sequence ATGGAAGAGACCACCGCACCCGACGGAAACCGGCAGACCCCGCTCACCCGCGCACTCGCCACCATCCGCACCCTGCGGCAGCGGATCGACGAGCAGGAGGGCAACCAGCCCGTCGCCGTGGTCGGCGTCGGCCTGCGCCTGCCGGGCGGCATCGACGACCTCGACGGGTACTGGGACATGCTGGCGGCCGGCCGCGACCTGGTCCGTCCGCTTCCGCGGGAACGCAAGGGACCGTTCGCCGCCGAGTGGGAGGAACTCCCGCAGCGCGGCGGATTCCTCGACGAGGTACTGGACTTCGACGCCGCGTTCTTCGGCATCAGTCCGCGTGAGGCGCGCCATCTCGACCCCCAGCACCGGCTGCTGCTCGAAGTGACCTGGGAGGCGATGGAGAACGCGGGGCTGCCGGCCGAGCGGATCTCCGGCAGCCAGACCGGCCTCTACCTCGGCATCATGTGGCAGGACTACCGGGAGTGGCTTGCCGGTGAGCCGGACGCGTACTGGACGACCGGCAACGGGCACAACTTCGCGGCCGGCCGGATCGCCCACGCCCTGGGGCTCAACGGGCCGGCGATGGCGGTCGACACCGCATGCTCCTCGTCCCTGGTCGCGGTGCACCTCGCGGCGCAGGCCCTGCGGCGGGGCGACTGCGAGGTGGCGTTCGCCGCCGGGGCCAACCTCATCATGTCTCCCCGTTCCATGCGGCTGGTGCAGGAGACCCGCTCGCTGGCCCCGGACGGCCTGTGCAAGGCGTTCGACGCCCGTGCCAACGGGTTCGTGCGCGGGGAGGGCTGCGGCGCCGTGGTCCTCAAGCGCCTGGACCACGCGCTGCGCGACGGCGATCGCGTGCACGCCGTGATCCACGGCACCGCGGTCAACCAGGACGGCCGTTCCGGCGGCTTCACCGCCCCCAACGTGCTCTCGCAGGTGTCCCTCGTCGAGAAGGCGCTCGCCGAGTCCGGCCTGGAGCCCTCGGACATCGGCTACATCGAGACGCACGGCACCGGGACCGCCCTCGGCGACCCCATCGAGATGGAGGCCCTGGCAACCGCCCTCGGCCGCAGGAACGGCGGAGCGCCGCTCGCCGTCGGCGCAGTCAAGACCAACTTCGGGCACCTGGAGTCGGCCGCCGGGATCGCCGGACTGGCCAAGGCGATGCTCTGCCTGCGGCACCGCAAGGCGCCGCCACTCGTCCACTTCCGTACGCTCAACCCGAGGATCGACCTCTCCGGTACGGCGATGACCGTGCCGGGCACGCTCACCGACTGGGCGCCCGGCAGCGGCCGTTACGCCGGAGTCAGCTCCTTCGGCATGAGCGGCACCAACGCGCACGTGATCATCGGTGCGGCGCCCGAGGACACCGGCCGGGACGCGTCCGGCGACGAACCCCGCGCCCGCGCCGAAGGGTTCGAGATCTCGGCGAAGACCCCCGAGGCCCTGCGCGCCCTCGCCGCCCGGTTCGCCGAGCGAGCCGCGGCGCTCGATCCGGCCGACTACCCCGCCTTCGCCTATTCGGCCGGGGCCGGCCGGACCCGGCACGAGTTCCGCGCCCGGATCGGCTGCGCGGACCCGCAGTCGGCGGCACGGGCGCTGCGCGCCCTGGCAGCGGGCACCCCGGGCGCCGAGGTGACCCTCGCCGACACGGCGCGTACGGACGCCGGGCCCGACGGCTCGCTGCCCCGCCGCGTCATCGACCTCCCGGCCTACCCGTGGCAGCGGTCGCGCCACGTGCCGGAGCGGCTGCCCGGCGAGGCCGCGGTGTCCCCGTCGGCGACCGCCGCCGCGTCCGCCTCCCCGGCCCCGACGCCCTCCACGGGTACGGACACCGGCGCGCCCGGCACCGCCGACGGCTCCCGGCCGATCGCGCACCGGACGGTGTGGCGGGCGCTGGCTCCCTCCGCACCCGTGCCCGCTCCCGCCCTGATCCTCGCGGGCGACGACGAGGAACTGCTGGAGACCCTCGTACGCGAAGCCGCGTCCCGGGGGTTGCGCGGCACCGTCCTGTCTCCCGTAGCGCCGCCCTCGGCCGCCGGCTGGGAGAGCGCCGGCCTGCCCGCCGGCCCGGCGCACTGGCGGACCTTCTGGGCTGGACACGAGGCCGCCGGCCCGGTGGCCCTGCTGCTGGCCATGCGGGCCGAGCCGGTGCCCGGCGGCCGGCCGGAGGCCGCCGGTGCCGGCGGAGAAGGCCGGGACGCCGCGGGTGACCCGGTCGACCCCGTGACACACGGAGCCGCCCTGTGCGCCGCCGTGACGACCGCCGTCGCCGCGGCGGCGGAGCACGGCGGCGCGAACCGCCGGGCGTTCGTGGTCACCCGCGCCGCCGTCCGGACCTCGGACGGCGATCACACCGTGGCCACCGGACACGGCCTGCTGCACGGGCTCGCCCCCGTACTCGGACTGGAACTCGGTACGGTCTGGGGCGGCGTCGTGGATCTGCCGCTCGCGCCCGCCGGTGACGACTTCGGCGCACTCCTCGGCTTCGTCGGCGGTCAGTGCGACCCCGCCGCGCCGGGCATCGAGGACCTGGCCGCGATACGCGACGGCCGCGTCATGGCGGCCCGGCTGACCGGGACGAGTGGCTACACGGCGGAGCTGACCGTCCGTGAGGACGCCACGTACGTCGTTACCGGCGGACTCGGCGCCGTCGGCCGGGAACTCGTCACCGAACTCGTGCGGCGCGGAGCACGCAACCTGCTGCTCATCGGCCGCCGTCCGCACCGCGAGCTGGGCCCCGAGGCCGTCGCGCTGCTGGAGAAGCTGAGCGGACTCACCCGGCGGACCGTCTACCGGGACGGCGGGTGCGACACACCGGGGGCACTCGAAGAGGCGTGCGCGGCGCTGGCGGACATGCCGCCCGTACGGGGGGTGCTCCACGCCGCGGGCACGCTGCGGCGCACCCCGGCCGCGCGAACGGGGGCCGAGGAGTTCGCGGCGGCGCTCAGCGGCAAGGCCGCCGGAGCCTGGTGGCTGCACCTGGCCTCCCGGGCATGGCCGCTGGACTTCTTCGTCCTCGTCTCGTCGGTCTCCGCGCTCTGGGGTACCGAGGGCTGCGCCGCGTACTCGGCGGCCAACGGCGCCCTCGACACCCTCGCCGCCCACCGCAGGTCCCTCGGGCTCCCCGCGGTGAGCATCGCGTACGGCCCCTGGGCCCTGGGCGACGAGGGGATGGCCGACACCGGACTGCGCGAGCGCTCCGCCCGCCTGGGTGTCGGCAGCCTCACGGCGGACGAGGGCCGGGCGGCCCTGACCGGGCTGGCGCCCGGCGACGACGGCCGGCTGGTGGCCTGTCCGCTGGACCTTCCCCGGCTGCGCCAGGTGATGTCGGGGCTGCGCCCGCGCGGTCTGTTCGGCGACCAACCGGAAACCGCCCCGTCGGCCGGGACGGCGCGCTCCGTCATCGACGGGCTGCCGGCGCGGGCACGGCCGGCCGCCGCACGGGCCGAGGTCACCCGGCTCCTCGCCGCTCAGCTCGGCCACGCCGACAGCGCGGCGGTACGGGAGGACGTCGGGTTCTTCGACCTCGGGCTGGACTCGATCATGGCCGTGGACCTGACCGTACGGCTGGCCGAGTCCTTCGGCACCACCGTGCAGGTCGCGGACGTCTTCGACCACCCCACGGTCACCCAACTCGCCGCGTTCCTGCTGTCCGTGCCGGCCACCACCGGTACGTCGCCGTCGGAGGGCGCCGCACCGCCCCGCCCGGCCGGCGCCCCCGCCGCACCGGTCCTCCCGCCGCCCGCCGACGGCGTCGCGGGGCAGAACACCACGGCGGGCGCGGCGGCCGGTGCGGCCGCCGCCGAAGCCGTCCCCGAACCCATCGCCATCGTCGGCATGGCCGGCCGCTTCCCGGGCGCCGACTCCGCCGAGGAACTGTGGGAACTGCTCCGTGACGGCCGCGACGGCGTCACGTCGGTGCCCCGGGACCGCTGGGACACCTCGGTCATCGGCCCCCAGACGGTCACCACGGACCAGGGCGGGTTCCTGCGCGACATCGACCGCTTCGACGCCGGTTTCTTCTCCGTTCCGGCGCGCGAGGCCGAGAACCTCGACCCGCAGCAGCGACTGCTGCTCGAATCGGCCTGGCACGCGCTGGAGGACGGCGGCATCGACCCCAGGTCGCTGCGGAACTCCCGTACCGGTGTCTTCGTCGGCATCAGTTACGGCGACTACGCGCGACTGCTCGCCCAGGGCGGCCTCGAACAGGTCGATGCCTACTACAGCACCGGCACCGCCCTCAACGCCGCGGCGGGGCGCATCGCGTACACCCTCGGGCTGAACGGGCCCGCGGTCGCCGTGGACACCGCGTGCTCCTCCTCGCTGGTGGCCCTGCACCTGGCCGTCGGCTCGCTGCGGTCGGGCGAGAGCGACGCGGTGCTGGCCGGCGGAGTCAACGTCATGCTCGACCCGGCGTCCTGGGCGGCCGTCAGCCAGGCGCACATGCTGTCGCCCGACGGACGCTGCCGCACCTTCTCGGCCGACGCCAACGGATTCGTACGCTCCGAGGGGTGCGGTGTCCTGGTCCTCAAACGGCTCTCCGACGCGCGGCGCGACGGCGACCGGGTGCTCGCCGTCGTCCGGGGCAGCGCCGTGAACCAGGACGGGGCCTCCTCGGGCCTGACCGCGCCCAGCGGCCGGGCGCAGGAGAGCATGCTGGAGGCGGCACTGGCCCAGGCCGGAACAGCGGGCTCGGAGGTCTCCTTCCTGGAGGCGCACGGCACCGGCACCGCGCTGGGCGACCCGGTCGAACTGGGCGCCGCGTGGCGGGTCCTGGGTCCGGGCAGGAAGCCCGGCGAGCCCCTGTACGTGGGCTCGGTGAAGAGCAACATCGGCCACTGCGAGTCGGCGGCCGGCATGGCGGCGGTCATCAAGACCGTCCTCGCGCTCCAGCACGACGTCATCCCCGCCAACCTCCACTTCCGGGAGCCCAACCCGCACGTGGACTGGCCGGAGATGAACGTGCGCGTCGTCGACACCGCAACCGCGTGGCGGCGCGGAGACCGCCCGAGGGTCGCGGGCGTCTCCGGATTCGGTTTCACCGGCACCAACGCGCACCTCGTCCTGTCCGACCCTCCGAGCACCCCGGCGACCGGCCCCACGACCGGCCCGACGACCGGGCTCACGACCGCTCCCGCGACGGCCGGGGCGGCGCGCCCGCAGCCGGTCACCCGGCTCCTCCCGCTCTCCGCTCCGGACCCGGAGGGCCTGGAGCGGCTCACGGCGGCCTGGTCACGGCGCCTGGAGGGCGCCACCGGGGAGGAACTCGACGCACTCGCCGCCACCGCCGGACCCGGCCGCGCCCACTTCCCGTACCGCCGCGCCCTGCTCGGCGCGACCCCCGAGCAGCTCTCCGCGCAGCTGAGCGCGCCCACGGGGGCCGCCACCCGCGCACCGCGGATCGCGTTCCTCTTCTCCGGCCAGGGCAGCCAGTACTTCGGTATGGGGCGGGAACTGTACGAGAGCGAACCGGTGTTCCGGGAGATGTTCGACCGCTGCGACCGCATCCTCGCGCCCTCGCTCGGGGCGTCCCTCACGGAGCTCATGTACTACGGGGACGACCGCACGGCGATCAACGAGACCCGGGTCACCCAGCCAGCTCTCGTCACCCTGGAGACGGCGCTCGCCGCCCTCTGGGAGTCCTGGGGCGTCCGGCCCGCGGTCGTCATGGGCCACAGCGTCGGCGAGACGGCCGCCGCCATGCACGCCGGGGTCATGGATTTGCCGACCGGGCTCGGGCTGATCGCGCACCGCGCCCGGCTCATGCAGGACACCGAACGCGGCGCGATGCTCGCCGTCGTGGCCACCGAGGAGGATGTCACCGGCTGGGCCGAGGAGGCCGGCCTGGATGTCGCGGCCGTCAACGGCCCCATGTCCAGTGTCGTTTCGGGCGCGCCGGACGCGATCGACGCCCTCGCCGCCCGGCTGAAGGACAAGGGCGTACGGGCCCGCCGGCTCAGCGTGTCGCACGCGTTCCACTCGCGCCTGCTGGACCCCGCCCTCGCGGAGTTCGACACCGTACTCGCCCCGATGGACTTCCAGGAGCCGTCCCTGCCGGTCGTCTCCAACGTGACGGGCAGGCTCGCGGAACCCGGCGAGTACGACGCCGGGTACTGGCGCAGGCACGCGCGCCGCCCCGTGCGCTTCCTCGACGGCGCCCGTCAACTCGGCTCACTGGACATCGACATCTGCCTGGAGATCGGCCCGGACCGCACCTTGGTGAACCTCGTCAAGGGGGCGGAACTCGACCGCACTCCCGGCCTCGCCTCCTCACTGCGCCGGGGCACCGGGGACCGCGCCGCCCTGCTCGGCGCCGTACAGACGCTGTACCTGGCCGGCCAGGACATCAACTGGAACCGGGTGACGCCACGGCACACCGGCCCGCGCGGCGACGCCCCCCGCTACCCCTTCGCCCGTACGCGTCACTGGACCACCGCCCGCCGGGGCGCCGGCGCCGGGGCGCCGGTGCCCGCCGCGCAGGGCCCGGCCTGGGGCACCGAGCTGCGCTCGCCCGCCCTGAGCGGCCGGGTCTGGGCCACCGAACGCAGCACCGACTACCCGGCGCACCTCACCGACCACCGCCTCTACGGCACCGTGTCCGTGCCCGGCGCCTCCCAGACCGCCACCGTGCTGTCGGCGCTGGGCACCGGCGGAACACCCGTGACGCTGGAAGACCTCCACTTCCCCCGCGCCCTGGTGCTGCGGGAAGGGGAGCGTTACGCCCTCCAGATCGTCGAGGAGGCGCGGGAGGAACGGGCCCGCACCGTCAGTGTCCAGAGCCTGCTCGACGAGGAGCGGGGACGCTGGCAGGAGCACCTGGCGGCCCGGATCGTGGACGCCGGCCCCCGGGAGGACACGGGCCGCGGCGCGCTGCTGCCCCCCGATCCGGCCGCGTTCGCCGCCTCTGCCGACCGGCACCTGTCCGGAGCGGACTTCTACACGCACCTGCGGTCGCTGGGCTACCACCTCGGCCCGTCCTTCCGGTGGATCCGTGACGCGTACATCCGCGGGGACGAGGCGCTCATCCGCTTCACCGAACCCGAGGAGATGAGCGAGTCCCCGGACGGCTACGAGATCCATCCCGGCCTGCTGGACTCTTGTCTCCAGAGCGCGGTCGCGTTCGCCGTCAGCGGCGATCCGGTGACGGAGGAGGAGGGCCTGGCGATCCCGTTCGCGATCGCCCGGCTTTCCTTCCCCCGCCGGCCGGTCCCCGGCCAGGAGCTGTGGGGGCACGTCCGTGCCGTGCGCCACGACCGGCAGGACGACGGCCTGCTCCAGGTGGAGTCCGCCGATCTGCACATGTTCGACGGCGGCGGCACGGTGCTCGCCGTCGACGACTTCCGGTTCCGCCGCGCTCCGCGCTCCCTGCTGGAGCGTTCGCTGAGGGAGGGGTCGCAGCACACGTACGACCTCACCTGGACGGCGCCGAAGCCGCCCGAGCCCACCGGGAACGACGGGGTCACCCGGCGCCGGATCGCCCTGCTGGGCGCCGGCACCGCGACCGGCGACGCCGTGCGCGCGGCCTGTGAGGCGCTGGGCCACGAGGTGGAATCCGTACGGGAGGACGCCGCCGGGGCTCCGCACGCCGACCTCGTCGTGGACGCCAGGTTCGTACAGGTCCCGGCCGGGACCGAGGGGCCGTCCGGGGCGCTCGCTTCGGCCGTCGCGCTCACCGCCGGCCTCCGGGCCGCGGACCGGCGTGTGCCCTACGCCGTGCTCGGCGCCATGGGCGACGGAACCGCGACGCCGGGCGACACCTGCGGGGTGCGTGAGGCGCTGTGGGGTCTGCTCACCTCCCTGGAGGCCGAGCAGGACGACCGGCGGCTGCTCAGGGTCGGCCTCGCCACCGGCTGGGACCCCTCGGTCCTGGCGGCGGCGCTGACCCGGGCGGTCGACGAGGGCGTTCCGGAGACCCGGCTGGCCGTCGGAGCCGACGGCGTACGGGTCGCCCGGCTCGTTCCGTACGACACCGAGGCCCCTGCCGCGGACGGCGGGGCCGACGCGGACGGAGCCGGCGGGCGGGCGGCCGGAACGGGCGGCGCGGCCCTGATCACCGGTGGGCTGGGCGCACTCGGCCTCAGCGCCGCCGCCTTCCTCGCCCGGCGGGGCGTCACCGCGATCACCCTCGTGGCGCGCTCGGCCCCGGACGCCGCCGCGCGGGCCGTCATCGGCGAACTGACCGACCGGGGTGTACGGGTGAGCACCGTGCGCGGTGACGTCACGGACCCGGAGGCGTGCCGGGAGGCGGTGGAGCGGGCGGGCCTCGACGCGCCGCTGCGCACGGTGCTGCACCTGGCGGGCGCCACCGACGACCAGGCGTTCGACCACCTGGGAGCGGACTCTTTCGACACCGTCTTCGCCGCCAAGGCAGGCGGAGCCGCGAACCTCGCCCGGGCACTGGAGGGCCACGACCTGGACGCCTTCGTGTTCTTCTCCTCGGCGTCCGTCGTTCTCGGCTCCGCCGGTCAGGCCAACTACGCGGCCGCCAACGGGTACCTGGACGGCCTGGCCATGAGCCTGCGGGCACGAGGCGTCCCGGCCACCAGCGTCAACTGGGGGCCGTGGGTACCCGGCGGCAAGGGCGGCATGGCCGCCTCCGCCGCCGCCGGACGGGCCATGGAACGGCAGGGCCTGCGTCCGCTCACCGACGAGGAGGCGGAGGAAGCGCTGCGAGCGGTGCTCTCGGGAGCCGCGGGGCCACGGCTCGTCGCGGTGGCCATGGACCGTGAGCAGTACGCCGCACGGCTCGAAGGCCATCCCCGCGCCGCCCTCCTCCAGGCGCTCGCGCCGCGCTCGCCGCGTGCGGCCGGCTCGGCTCCGGCGCGCGGCTGGCTGGCGCGGCAGCTCACGGGTCTGAGCCACGAGGACCTCACCGACCGGCTGCGCGAGGCGGTGCGGACGATGGCGGGAGACGTGATGGGGGACCACAGCGCCGTCGTCGACGACCTCGGATTCACCGAGACGGGTCTCGACTCGATCATGGTGATCGACCTGCGGACGAGGCTGTCCCACGCCCTCGACGCGGATCTGCCGGCGACGGTGGCACTCGACCACCCCACCGTCGTCCAGCTGGTGGCCCACGTCGCCGGCCTCCTTTTCCCGGCCGCGGAGTCGGCGGAGTCCGCCGAACCCACCGTATTCGGCCGGCCCGCCGAGCCCCCGACGGCACCCCGGCCGGCGGAAACGACGGAACCGGCAGAACCGGCGCAACTCGCAGGAGCGCGGCCGACGGCGGCCGCTACGGACCTGGGGGAGCTGTCGTTCGAGGAACTCGTCCAGGCCGTGCAGGCAGATGTGGTGACAGAGAAATGA